In one Tripterygium wilfordii isolate XIE 37 chromosome 22, ASM1340144v1, whole genome shotgun sequence genomic region, the following are encoded:
- the LOC119991798 gene encoding arogenate dehydratase 3-like: MQTIYPPYTNNLNSLVRTSPHKFTGTGSPARLSVHCISRSDSVQFPNGIGYSRADWQTTCAILSSKVVSLDQPTDKSSEENLNLIPIDAATSRNGSPAFPPQKALSITDLSPAPMHGSKLKVAYQGVTGAYSEAAAGKAYPNCDTLPCDQFEVAFQAVELWIADRAVVPFENSLGGSIHRNYDLILRHRLHIVGEVQLRVHHCLLALPGVRKECITRVISHPQALAQCEHTLTKLGLQATREAVDDTAGAAEYIAVNNLRDTAAIASARAAELYGMQILADGIQDDSSNVTRFVTLAREPIIPRTDRPFKTSIVFAQDKGTSVLFKVLSAFAFRNINLTKIESRPHRNRPIRLVDDANVGTAKHFEYMFYVDFEASMAEVRAQNALAEVQEYTSFLRVLGSYPMDMTPWCSSRDD; the protein is encoded by the coding sequence ATGCAGACTATTTATCCTCCTTATACCAACAATCTGAATTCCTTAGTGAGGACGAGTCCGCACAAGTTCACCGGAACCGGCTCACCAGCGAGGCTCTCTGTTCATTGCATCTCTCGATCTGACTCCGTACAGTTCCCTAATGGAATTGGCTATAGTCGAGCTGATTGGCAGACCACCTGCGCCATCCTTTCCAGCAAGGTCGTTTCCTTGGACCAGCCTACGGACAAGTCCTCAGAGGAGAACCTAAATCTTATCCCTATCGACGCTGCTACTAGCCGCAACGGATCGCCGGCGTTCCCGCCTCAGAAGGCGTTATCAATTACGGATCTCTCTCCGGCGCCTATGCACGGCTCTAAGCTTAAAGTGGCGTACCAGGGAGTGACCGGCGCGTATTCTGAAGCGGCGGCGGGGAAGGCCTACCCGAACTGTGACACCCTTCCGTGCGACCAGTTTGAGGTGGCTTTCCAGGCTGTGGAGCTCTGGATCGCTGACCGTGCTGTAGTCCCTTTTGAGAATTCCCTCGGCGGCTCCATTCACCGGAACTACGATCTAATCCTCCGCCACCGCCTGCACATCGTTGGCGAGGTCCAACTACGTGTCCACCACTGCCTTCTCGCTCTCCCTGGAGTTCGGAAAGAGTGCATCACTCGAGTCATTTCTCACCCCCAAGCACTCGCCCAATGTGAGCACACACTCACCAAACTCGGCCTCCAGGCTACAAGGGAGGCTGTAGACGACACAGCCGGAGCCGCAGAGTATATAGCCGTAAACAATTTGAGAGACACCGCCGCAATCGCCAGCGCACGCGCCGCCGAGCTCTACGGCATGCAAATCCTCGCAGACGGGATCCAAGACGACTCAAGCAACGTGACTCGGTTCGTGACGCTAGCCAGGGAGCCAATTATTCCCCGAACAGATCGGCCATTCAAGACGAGCATAGTGTTCGCTCAAGACAAAGGCACGAGCGTGCTCTTCAAGGTGCTCTCAGCTTTCGCGTTCCGGAACATAAACTTGACGAAGATCGAGTCGCGGCCGCACCGGAACCGCCCGATCAGGCTGGTGGATGACGCCAATGTCGGAACAGCAAAGCACTTCGAGTACATGTTTTATGTGGATTTCGAGGCGTCAATGGCGGAGGTGAGGGCACAGAACGCGTTGGCTGAGGTACAGGAGTACACGTCTTTCTTGAGGGTATTGGGGAGTTATCCTATGGACATGACCCCATGGTGTTCTTCTAGGGATGACTAg
- the LOC119992169 gene encoding uncharacterized protein LOC119992169 has protein sequence MRDIASCLSENAINVSHSSCSSYPNNSCISPRLTPSVQNSVTCVYKVILSNQKKLLIKVTWCKNQTTQGLTINFNNDSSTSFKLNTNSRLFRKKKGSKTIESDKIEVFWDLSNAKYDTGPEPVDGFYLLIMVDSEMGLILGEEAMTKKFKTCNPAAKVSLISRQEHCSGNTLYTTKAQFCDTGIPHDILIRCSGENEGPKHPVLSVCIDKKTVIRVKRLQWNFRGNQAIFVDGLLVDLMWDLHDWFFNPVSGPYAVFMFRTRSGLDSRLWMEEKLVQRHQERAEFSLLIYACKSL, from the coding sequence ATGAGGGACATAGCTTCTTGTTTGAGTGAAAATGCCATAAATGTTTCtcattcttcttgttcttcttatcCCAACAATTCTTGTATTTCTCCACGCCTAACCCCATCTGTTCAGAATTCTGTCACTTGTGTCTACAAAGTGATTCTCTCCAATCAGAAGAAACTTCTGATCAAAGTCACTTGGTGCAAGAACCAGACCACTCAAGGCCTCACCATAAATTTCAACAATGACAGTTCAACATCTTTCAAGCTCAATACAAATTCGAGGCTATTCAGGAAGAAGAAAGGCAGCAAAACAATCGAATCCGATAAGATCGAAGTCTTCTGGGATCTTTCCAATGCTAAATATGACACAGGACCTGAACCTGTTGATGGGTTTTACTTACTTATCATGGTTGATTCAGAGATGGGCCTTATTTTGGGTGAAGAAGCCATGACCAAGAAGTTCAAAACCTGCAATCCAGCAGCCAAAGTGAGTCTAATTTCAAGGCAGGAGCATTGTTCAGGCAACACTTTGTATACAACCAAGGCTCAGTTCTGTGACACTGGAATTCCACATGACATTTTGATTAGATGTAGTGGAGAGAATGAAGGTCCAAAGCATCCAGTTCTGTCTGTTTGCATCGATAAAAAGACGGTGATTCGGGTTAAGAGGCTGCAGTGGAATTTTAGGGGAAACCAGGCAATCTTTGTTGATGGGTTGCTGGTTGATCTAATGTGGGATTTACATGACTGGTTCTTCAATCCTGTTTCAGGACCATATGCTGTGTTCATGTTCAGGACAAGAAGTGGATTGGATAGCAGGCTTTGGATGGAGGAGAAGTTGGTGCAGAGACACCAAGAGAGAGCTGAATTCTCCTTATTGATCTATGCCTGTAAGAGCCTTTAA